The Candidatus Dadabacteria bacterium sequence GGACTTGAGGATTCGCTCCTCGGGGTGGGATACGGCCAGCGGAAGGACACGTTCGTTTATCAGGCGGGAAGGCTCTGGGCGCTTCCCGAGGGTTTTTTCCTGATGGCCCCCTCGAAGCTTCTCCCATTTCTTCGCAGCGGACTGTTCAGCGCTAGGGCCAAGCTCAGGGTGCTTCTAGAGCCTCTGGTTCCACGCGGTGGGGGAGGGGACGAAAGCGTCCGTTCTTTTGTGGAGAGGAGATTCGGAAGGGAAACCTTCGAGAAGGCCGCGCAGCCTCTTCTGGGCGGAATTTACATGGCCGATCCCGAAAAACTGAGTCTTTCGGCCACAATGCCCCAGTTCCTCGAGATGGAGAAGCGAAGCGGAAGCGTCCTTCGGGACCTTCTTCGCAATCCACCCACATCCCGTGGGGAAAGCGGTGCCAGATACGGTCTTTTTCTCACTCCGGCGGAGGGCATGTCCGTTATCGTCGAAAAACTTTGCGGAAGTGCCGAACTTGCGAGGCAGGATTACAAGACCCCGGTTCTTTCCCTTAAAAAATCAGAAAAGGGATGGCTTGTCGGCTCTGACCGCGGGGAAGAGGAGTTTGACGCTGTCATCCTGTCTGTCGGGGCCGATGCGGCCGGTCGGCTGCTTTCTGATGTCGACCCGCAGCTTGGAGCGAGACTCTCGGGCGTGCGCTACGTTTCTTCCGTCGTTGCGACTCTTGTTTTCGATGAGAAGGATTTCCGCGGTCTTCCCGACGGCTTGGGGGTAATAATTCCTTCCAAGGAGGGGATGAACCTCGTTGCGTGTTCGCTTTACAGCAGCAAGTTTCCCGGGAAGTCCGGGAGCGGAAAAATAGTTATAAGGTGTTTTTTGGGAGGAGAGCTTAACCCCGATGCGGTGCTTTGGGATGAGGAAGAAATAAAATCTGTCTTAAGGGAAGAACTTACGAGAGTTTTCGGATTCGATAACCATCCGACGGAGATTTATATCAGGAGATACAAGATGTCCATGCCTCGCTTTGCGCTGGGAC is a genomic window containing:
- the hemG gene encoding protoporphyrinogen oxidase, whose amino-acid sequence is MKVAIVGAGVSGLSSAHYLRKLCREGNVPLQLVLFESSARPGGVFDTVKTGDMVLELGPDSFITSKPWALDLAKELGLEDSLLGVGYGQRKDTFVYQAGRLWALPEGFFLMAPSKLLPFLRSGLFSARAKLRVLLEPLVPRGGGGDESVRSFVERRFGRETFEKAAQPLLGGIYMADPEKLSLSATMPQFLEMEKRSGSVLRDLLRNPPTSRGESGARYGLFLTPAEGMSVIVEKLCGSAELARQDYKTPVLSLKKSEKGWLVGSDRGEEEFDAVILSVGADAAGRLLSDVDPQLGARLSGVRYVSSVVATLVFDEKDFRGLPDGLGVIIPSKEGMNLVACSLYSSKFPGKSGSGKIVIRCFLGGELNPDAVLWDEEEIKSVLREELTRVFGFDNHPTEIYIRRYKMSMPRFALGHKEEISGIMHRLSRHSGLALCGAAYFGVGIPDCVRSGEFAARKVHADMVS